A window of Nicotiana sylvestris chromosome 8, ASM39365v2, whole genome shotgun sequence genomic DNA:
TTGTGTATGTCTTTCTTTGTCTTGAGTTTTGACGTTTGTCAATGATTAGACAGATGAATTGGCCTACGAgtaaaacccttaggtttataaTTCAGCCTTGAGGCTTGTTAGGCTGGCCTGTAGGATCTTACGCAtagggtcggtatgacctttaacataggctggcgatagtggctcttatgcgttTAGCTGGTAGGACCATTAATTTTAagctagcgacagtggctcttacgcattgggtccgTACAACCTTTAATTTTAAGCTGGccacaatggctcttacgcattgggtagGTACGACCTCTAATGTGGGTTTTATTTTCCctcgttaaagactttttgaagtttttgtgttcgcCCGACTCTTCGACAGCTCGATAAGAGCCTAGATTGTGAGCCTTTATGTagcgataaatgagcacctcgggaggtttctcttgaagctcttttgcttatgccaagggtagcctggttaaccggttcttttcgaagtaattgaaggcatgtgattttatagcgatagTAGGGCGTCCCCGAGTCATGTGAGTTTGGTTggagccttgtgaccgtagtcattgcgtttggccgtagcctttcagtacccgagtgaagtagttttggcgtttatattgagggtatgcctttttaggggtcttacaagttcgaatatatagccttaactttaagatcgggatgaTACCTTTTTgcaaggtcttataaattttaatatgccttacttgaggtcttatagatttggttacttggtacaagtataattcacGCATtccttgaggtcttacaaatttggTATTGCCTTATGAAGGTATTACGAGCTTGAGGTTGCCCGCATGGGGTCTTATAGCCTTGGGTTTTTGACAAATCGATGGGGTGACAGTTGGCGACAGTCCCCGAGGTATCAAAAGTTTCTTGGCTCTGGAGACGTTCcgtgtaaacttggtattgcctcattgagggcttacgagttcaaAGTTTCTGACCCGGAGGTCATATGGCTTCGAGTTTTtgatgtcagtccccgagtgtttgggaaATTTCTGGCTCTAAAGCCATTTCTTGTAAAAAAAATAGCAGACTTCTTTGAAGCGTAAAGCATTTTGATGGAGgaaaaaatattctttgattacttggcacaagtatacatgttttaaTTGTCAAGGGTTCGGTTGTTCTATTCAGACACGggtcgttcgaccgtttggcccgatacattgttttcctatcgagaccaTTTTTGGCACATTCTTGACTTTTCGGAGGAGGTGATCTCCTAGGGGGATCCCCCCAAGTATTCGacgttgattgaagagaagccgtGGATActtgttgagttctccttaggtagcatataggtgttgcctcgttaaaagccttgccggtaaaacccttcttgtgATAAAACCCGAccgaaggaaaaaagtgcaatgcatgctttaaaacctaaggtcttcgagctggacaACACTTCGATTGTTCTGATTGAACACCTGCATAAAGGTCagtgtaagatgtaaataaaaagggagatggttataccttagtgttgATGGCGCTTTGAGCCTCGATGTGCTTCAAATGTTTGATTTGGGGACGCGGCATTGTCCATTGCTTGTTTTATTCGGGTGTAGCCGAGAATGTGTCTCTTAATTGCTACTTcactgtttgcttatcctttggctccttcgatgttgAAGGCATCGATGCCGGTGCCACATCATGCACCACAAACATCTCCCtcgctgcatgttgttccccgtacacGGTTTTTATTCCATCATTCATTGGAAACtttatcatttgatgaagggttgatggtactgctctcatgcagtgtatccatggttttctgagcaaggcattgtacctcatgtctccttcgatgacatggaatttgacattttgggtcgtgccgaccacgttgaccgggagggtgattaCCACTTTTGTTGTTTCGCTCACCATGTTGAGTCCGTTGACGACTCGAGAGGCATGCATGATCTGTTCGagtagtccgagctgctctaccacccttgacctaataatgttggccaagttacctggatccacaagaacatgcttaatttgaaatgtattcacaagaaaggAAATTACCAAAGCATCGttatgaggttgagacaaggcCTCGATGTCCTCATCGCTAAATGTGAGAGCATCTTCGGGTATATAACCCCGAGTTTGCTTTTCcatggtgatggatatttttgttcttttgacaatGGGTTCCTACGGGATGTTGattcctccaacgatcatgtggatgacatgttgcggctcatctgtttcatttttcctgctcgcctctctttctcgaaactgatttttggctcggtctcTAAGGAACTCTCGGAGGTTCCCTTTGCTGAGTagccgggctacttcttctcggaactgtctgcaatcttcggtcctatgaccgtgtaTGCCATGAAATTCGCACACTAAGTTAGGGTTCCACTACGACGGATCTAATAGTACGGGTCTTGGCCACCTAGCATATCTGATTTTACCGATGGCAGATATGATGTCTGAAACgtcaacattgaagttgtattcagaCAAGCGGGGCGCCTCCGTAGGTCATGTGTGTTTGTCGAATCCGGCTCTGCGtacgagtccccgaggattctgaacTCGATTTGTCATTTGATCAtttcggggtatgttacgccttggggcatttctcctatcttcggtgtatggttggtacTTTTCTTTGTTTGGCATTGGTTCCTTTGCCATAAGCCTtctaggatatactgagcccgatggggctcctagttggttgtCCTCagccctgatctttgattggtatcggttgtggacatccgaccaagtcacggtgGGATATTCAACTAAATTCTGATTTAGCTGCTTCAtagccaccgagcttcattcattcaaaccttgggtgaaggcctgcactgcccagtcatcggaggctggtggtaattccattcgctccatttgaaagcgagatacgaattcctGCAGCATATCAATTTCCCCTTGTTTTTTTTGatgacgtcggatttccttgtagcaaccttgatggcaccatcatgtgcctttataaaagaattTACCAGCATGGCAAACGAGTCTATCGAAttcggagctaggttgtgataccacatcatggacccttttgaaagtgtttctccgaacttttTTAGTAGGACGAATTCGATCTCATCGTCCCTCAAGTCGTTGCCCTTCATCgtacaagtgtaagcagtgacgtgctcgttggggtccgaggttccgttgtacttcggaagatcgggcattctgaatttctttgggatgggctttggagAGGCATTTTGTAGGAATGgcttttgcacgaacttctttgaatgtacccttcaggatcgggggtgcgcccggaatctggtcgacccttgaattgtaggtctccacctttttgtcgttgccttctatcttcttttctcccGATTTGATCCtatttgtgaggtcctcgagcatctttatgatggaggggtcggctgctgacccgttgttgcttgaccttTCTGGTACCTGTTTGGCTTGAGGAGTTGCTTCTGGTGCCACTGTGCTTGGGGTTTTCcggtggctttgcagttgagaaATCACCAACTGATGTGCCTGTAAAATCTCGAAGATAACATGAAGGCTTACCTCTTGTTCCTCCCGAGCCGGGGTTTTTTTGTTGGTTTTCTTGATGTATACTCCTGTTGGTGTGGGAGCTTATGTCAACGTGTTGGGCGTAGCACGAGACCACGTCCACGGGAATTGGTTTtggtgcatcctcagggtttcgtggtggtacaccaatacTTGGAATATCTACACCATTATATACATGGTCCTCAAGACCATTGTTTTCATGTgcgttcactgagttagacattttgacctaaaatcaaagattcttggacaagaaaaaatatgaaagataacatgtgttatgtagtaaaccagcaagaaaacaatcactattatttttagccccacggtgggcgccaaactgtttaccttgaaaatggtaattacaattagatttgattttgtggttcgaaaaatacgtgatttatttttacgctagttgttaggcagtagatgctaagtgtgagactagataATATGATAAGAGCTTGAAGGTAGTGTGTCGAGCAAACCGAGTGGTTGGGATTCAGGGCCTCAAGCTTGCCTATATGGCGCCTCGAGGTCGAGAAAAGCATTAGGCAATGACCGGCCGATGAACGTCTAACAATTCTAAGATCTTTGACaagagctctttatgatcaacaatgagtaataaatgaataacaattaatgaaacacaataaatgtaagtaatagaatCAAAAGAGaaagtgtttaagttagagagcagagaatgttcttgtattgaatgttgtgtgTAATATTCTGTGTGGGAAAAGTAGcaaaggtcccctttatatataaggggggaatcccaacatagtttatatgcatttattacaaagatatatggctggtacaaccatttaatgccatggtacggtcttgtactattcttgtggacttggtcagcttcaatcacgtgccttgggaacttcccgtttTCCATCATAATTACCGATTTGCACTGCCTTGAGGTCAAATGTTGAGAACCCTTCGGGGTTGAACCTCGACCCTTGCCTCGAGCCTTTGGAGACGTGTTTATGAAGCGtcaaaatgaccataaaatcagACCCTCTTATTTTTACCATATACACCTAtaaaacctcgtccgaatgacctcaaattttgcacacacgtcacagaTGACATTACGAGCCTACTCCAACCCccaaaattctattccgactcTGATATCAAATTTTTCGCTGCCTaccgaaaatcgccaaattttcaatttcaccaattcaagcctaattctatcaCGGAACTTCAAAACACAAAccggatgcgctcctaagtccaaaagcacctaacagagctaaca
This region includes:
- the LOC138875483 gene encoding uncharacterized protein; this encodes MEKQTRGYIPEDALTFSDEDIEALSQPHNDALVISFLVNTFQIKHVLVDPGNLANIIRSRVVEQLGLLEQIMHASRVVNGLNMVSETTKVVITLPVNVVGTTQNVKFHVIEGDMRYNALLRKPWIHCMRAVPSTLHQMIKFPMNDGIKTVYGEQHAAREMFVVHDVAPASMPSTSKEPKDKQTVK